The Conexivisphaerales archaeon genome has a segment encoding these proteins:
- a CDS encoding S8 family serine peptidase, whose protein sequence is MKLSSLMLLLLIATSAFQVAHQSFPSAVSDSHSLAPSAQVSFSIFFPPSSASNTIKVIGSDRFTSVENYLQSLGFSIVYSSPLRYLLTISGEASLVERLFSVNLLTAKASQGIYYYPSSPLIIPSQLSGLRIFGLTNRSIFTPQYVALARVNQSGFYPADIPRSIPFPTKGSLQFSATYYSPSVFQQAYNETPLLQNGYEGQGQTIAIIDAYGDPTIYQDLQSFDRQFNLPAAQLQIIPIGSYQPEQGIGTGWDVETALDVEAAHMMAPYAKIVLLVANGNNINNGLFDAIDKVVTEHLANITSMSWGAPENLFAASGFFASGFDNYPFSEFYFALGSSEGISFFAASGDLGANGGTPSKFGGVTYPSSSPFVTSVGGTTLFVRTLSGDVRSSARVEYAGEAAWSSSPQYLGATVSSGGGESSFFSTPFYQKSFASGHREVPDISADANPYTGAIIVYEGQQVAIGGTSLATPILAGMTSLLDQSLNSRLGLLNPYLYSSDAFNKVSFGYNNGYYASSSYNMVTGLGSPNLGMLRESLNNINSLKINVSTSSSASSSSSYPQYPYGSPFEITATVTDPYGSQVTSGYFYAAIYTPKGLLTNLSMSYNGIYWVANYTPKIADPPNAWQIVVSGRSGSYSGIGYYSLDIGLSVNIISPVPYPYAPPLIAGEPFAVEAIITNPDGSPVTSGSFTATFYQNGKAIYSAPLFPVGNNGTYEGSAQLVNPQGTCIMNITGYSGQQIGYAYTYEYVGEAILDAAIITPIDEAIPTAYPGQTITLVAATLTGNGTGLFDSNISATFVNPQGQKVASVQLYPSPSTTQYGTLNLFGFHQANFTVPSYFSPGFYSIEFNSSYQSQSSVVQSGYYNTSIYISASSLNLTYSTPVAVVEGQNVNIQASIYYPNGTEVKSGVFMAELNPSALDYAQNLVAAQTGVPMQYDVSSGLWKASYTIPTEFDQGFYKGVPQFTLAGGWSLAISGESSDAMQAQHSSYFTVLPYTLLNTHDISPGNVESINLASYSNGLLHLSYIGADTLVIRDMQVSIDSSLLKGLTLINCTGVISNSVISGISLVNSSINLNSDAFENSYAGVTANYSYVQVADSQFRNLTYAFMPYYSLVKVQNSSTAYIQVTNISTLAQPTTPQRSLTIQKAIKQFSLTIYGSQLSVDSVSIDGNPVNFTQSPEGNNSIILTVPFDSQKQPDGVYQMQVLVASGIQYQLVFQLLNIYHQSSYQTLLTALTLSSILLALAAIVISVTRKGKEVKMVKQAAEPQPTT, encoded by the coding sequence ATGAAGCTTTCTTCGCTCATGCTTCTTTTACTCATTGCTACTTCTGCGTTTCAGGTTGCCCATCAATCATTCCCAAGTGCTGTTTCTGATTCGCATTCGCTTGCACCATCAGCCCAGGTCAGTTTCTCAATCTTCTTTCCGCCTTCTTCCGCTTCTAATACGATAAAAGTGATTGGTTCAGACAGGTTCACTTCAGTCGAAAATTATTTGCAGTCGCTAGGCTTCAGCATAGTTTATTCAAGCCCTTTGAGGTATCTCCTGACCATAAGCGGAGAAGCTTCGCTCGTAGAAAGACTATTCAGCGTAAACCTTTTGACTGCGAAGGCATCACAGGGTATCTATTACTACCCCTCTTCTCCGCTGATCATTCCTTCCCAGCTTTCTGGATTGAGAATATTCGGTCTCACCAACAGAAGCATATTTACTCCTCAATATGTGGCTCTGGCAAGAGTTAACCAGAGCGGCTTCTATCCAGCTGATATACCAAGGTCAATACCTTTCCCCACAAAAGGTTCGCTTCAATTTTCAGCTACATACTATTCGCCGAGCGTCTTTCAGCAGGCATACAATGAGACACCACTTCTGCAGAATGGATATGAAGGGCAAGGGCAGACTATAGCGATTATAGATGCATATGGAGACCCAACGATCTATCAGGACCTTCAGTCCTTTGACAGGCAATTCAACCTGCCTGCAGCACAGCTGCAGATAATACCTATAGGAAGCTACCAGCCAGAGCAGGGAATAGGAACAGGCTGGGATGTCGAAACAGCACTGGATGTTGAAGCCGCACACATGATGGCACCTTATGCGAAGATAGTGCTGCTTGTAGCCAATGGGAACAACATAAACAATGGCCTGTTTGATGCCATAGATAAAGTGGTTACAGAGCATCTGGCAAATATTACTAGCATGAGCTGGGGAGCACCTGAAAACCTCTTTGCAGCTTCTGGATTCTTTGCCTCTGGGTTTGACAATTATCCCTTTTCCGAATTCTATTTCGCCTTGGGTTCTTCCGAAGGAATATCCTTCTTTGCAGCCTCAGGAGATTTAGGGGCAAATGGAGGTACTCCTTCAAAGTTCGGAGGGGTAACTTATCCTTCTTCTTCTCCATTTGTTACATCTGTAGGAGGTACAACTCTCTTTGTCAGGACGTTGAGTGGAGATGTAAGAAGCAGTGCAAGGGTTGAATATGCTGGTGAAGCTGCTTGGAGCTCCTCTCCTCAGTACCTCGGAGCAACTGTCAGCTCAGGAGGAGGAGAGAGCAGCTTCTTCTCAACTCCTTTCTATCAGAAAAGCTTCGCTTCAGGTCACAGAGAAGTACCAGACATATCTGCTGATGCGAACCCATACACAGGAGCAATAATAGTCTACGAAGGCCAGCAGGTGGCAATAGGAGGAACAAGCTTAGCAACCCCTATTCTGGCTGGGATGACTTCGCTTCTAGACCAGAGCCTGAATTCCAGACTTGGACTCCTTAATCCATATCTGTACAGCAGCGATGCCTTCAACAAGGTAAGCTTCGGCTATAACAATGGCTATTATGCTTCTTCATCCTACAATATGGTTACTGGGCTGGGTTCGCCCAACCTTGGGATGCTAAGGGAAAGTCTGAACAATATCAACAGCCTAAAGATCAATGTTTCCACATCCTCTTCAGCTTCTTCATCTTCATCCTACCCACAGTATCCTTATGGTTCACCCTTCGAGATAACTGCCACAGTAACAGACCCTTACGGTAGCCAGGTTACAAGCGGCTACTTCTATGCAGCAATATACACGCCAAAAGGTCTGCTCACCAATCTGAGTATGAGTTACAATGGCATTTACTGGGTTGCGAACTATACACCAAAGATAGCAGACCCTCCAAATGCATGGCAAATAGTTGTATCTGGCAGGTCAGGTAGCTATAGCGGCATAGGCTACTATTCGCTCGATATAGGCCTTAGCGTGAACATAATCTCGCCTGTCCCATATCCGTATGCACCTCCGTTGATAGCTGGAGAGCCTTTTGCTGTAGAAGCTATCATAACAAACCCTGACGGGAGCCCAGTCACCTCTGGCAGTTTCACAGCTACATTCTACCAGAATGGCAAAGCGATTTACTCTGCTCCTCTCTTCCCTGTAGGGAATAACGGAACATATGAAGGATCTGCACAGCTTGTTAATCCACAAGGGACATGCATAATGAACATAACAGGCTATTCAGGTCAGCAGATAGGTTATGCCTATACTTATGAATACGTTGGAGAAGCTATACTTGATGCTGCAATAATAACCCCTATAGATGAAGCGATACCAACTGCCTATCCTGGTCAAACGATAACCCTTGTGGCAGCCACACTGACTGGAAACGGCACTGGCCTGTTCGATTCTAACATAAGTGCCACTTTTGTAAACCCTCAGGGTCAGAAGGTTGCAAGTGTGCAGCTTTATCCATCTCCTTCTACAACACAATACGGAACTTTGAATCTTTTCGGCTTTCACCAAGCCAACTTCACAGTACCATCATACTTCTCACCAGGGTTTTACTCGATAGAGTTCAATTCCTCTTACCAGTCCCAGTCATCTGTTGTTCAGTCTGGCTACTACAACACCTCGATCTACATCTCTGCCAGCAGTCTGAACCTCACATATTCAACCCCTGTAGCTGTGGTTGAAGGACAGAATGTGAATATTCAGGCTTCAATATATTATCCGAATGGAACAGAAGTAAAGTCTGGAGTGTTCATGGCTGAGCTGAACCCTTCAGCACTTGACTATGCTCAGAATCTTGTCGCTGCACAGACAGGAGTACCTATGCAGTATGATGTATCATCAGGCCTCTGGAAGGCAAGTTATACAATACCTACGGAGTTTGACCAGGGATTTTACAAGGGAGTGCCTCAGTTCACGCTAGCAGGAGGCTGGAGTCTAGCCATTTCAGGTGAATCATCTGATGCTATGCAGGCACAGCATTCGTCCTACTTCACAGTCCTTCCATATACTCTGCTGAATACGCATGATATCAGCCCAGGCAACGTTGAATCAATAAATCTGGCAAGTTATTCGAATGGATTGCTACACCTTTCATACATAGGTGCAGATACTCTGGTTATAAGGGATATGCAGGTGAGCATAGATTCATCGTTGCTGAAAGGATTGACTCTTATAAACTGCACAGGTGTGATAAGCAACTCGGTCATATCGGGCATAAGCCTCGTGAACTCCAGCATCAACCTGAACAGCGATGCCTTTGAGAACTCTTATGCTGGAGTTACTGCAAACTATTCATACGTTCAGGTTGCCGATTCTCAGTTCAGGAATCTCACCTATGCATTCATGCCTTACTACAGCTTGGTAAAAGTTCAGAATTCTTCAACGGCATACATCCAAGTCACCAACATCTCCACCCTGGCTCAACCAACAACACCTCAGCGATCTTTAACAATACAGAAGGCAATCAAACAGTTCAGCTTAACGATTTATGGCTCGCAGTTAAGTGTAGATAGTGTCAGCATCGATGGGAATCCTGTAAACTTTACACAGAGCCCTGAAGGGAACAATTCGATAATACTGACGGTTCCTTTCGACTCACAGAAGCAGCCTGACGGGGTCTATCAGATGCAAGTTCTGGTTGCCTCAGGGATACAGTACCAGCTGGTTTTCCAGCTACTGAACATTTACCATCAGAGTTCATACCAGACTCTCCTCACAGCTCTTACGTTATCCTCCATTCTGCTGGCTTTGGCTGCTATTGTCATTTCAGTAACCAGAAAGGGGAAAGAGGTCAAGATGGTCAAGCAAGCTGCAGAACCACAACCGACAACATAA
- a CDS encoding acyl-CoA dehydrogenase family protein, with protein sequence MRGIFEKAISEASRFRRLSGEEVKALEDVDSACEELVESEFENYVARRYNEEIPKVMSRYSVMGLPIDPKYGGRGLGIFPHALAMERFGQLSLGVATFVDVHQFLGSLTVQEWGSEEIKSNVLPLFSSGEAIAAYALTEPEAGSDPASMKTSYRKQNGRYRIRGEKYLISNGSLASHIVVFARNEDEKSSITAFLVETKNTGFNVDMRLTEKPGLFTSDTALLSFDDLEVDGSAILGQEGKGLHVAYSALLNGRIGIASACLGVMEDCLEQVTERVKSRYQHGKEIGKHQLVQKHIAKIATNLEASRWLVLVSALKKEEYDRDRKDLAKRNEADKYSAIAKYTASRYAFEAADSSLQLFGGFGYNIMSPVTKHFLDTRVARIYEGTDEIMELKIASTILGKDYEAYR encoded by the coding sequence ATGAGAGGCATATTCGAGAAGGCTATTTCTGAGGCTTCAAGGTTCAGAAGGCTGAGCGGAGAAGAGGTCAAGGCTCTTGAGGATGTGGATTCAGCTTGTGAAGAGCTGGTCGAATCAGAGTTCGAGAATTACGTAGCAAGAAGATACAACGAAGAGATACCTAAGGTCATGAGCAGATACAGTGTGATGGGTCTACCGATAGATCCAAAGTACGGAGGCAGAGGACTTGGCATATTTCCCCATGCCCTTGCAATGGAGAGGTTTGGCCAGCTCAGCCTTGGGGTAGCCACTTTCGTAGATGTCCATCAATTTCTGGGCAGCTTGACGGTTCAGGAATGGGGAAGTGAAGAAATCAAGTCAAATGTACTTCCCCTTTTCTCTTCAGGAGAGGCTATTGCAGCATACGCTCTGACTGAACCGGAGGCTGGAAGCGACCCCGCATCGATGAAAACAAGCTACAGAAAGCAGAATGGCAGATACAGAATAAGGGGTGAAAAATACCTTATTTCGAACGGGTCTTTGGCTAGTCACATAGTTGTCTTTGCAAGAAACGAAGACGAGAAGAGCTCAATCACTGCCTTTCTGGTGGAAACAAAAAATACAGGTTTCAACGTGGACATGAGGCTGACTGAGAAGCCAGGCCTATTCACTTCAGACACTGCTCTTCTTTCGTTCGATGATTTAGAGGTTGATGGTTCAGCAATACTGGGCCAGGAAGGCAAGGGTCTTCATGTGGCATATTCAGCACTTCTCAACGGAAGGATTGGCATAGCATCAGCCTGCTTGGGCGTGATGGAAGATTGCCTGGAGCAGGTAACTGAGAGGGTAAAATCCAGGTATCAGCACGGCAAAGAGATAGGTAAACATCAGCTGGTGCAGAAGCATATTGCAAAGATAGCAACCAACCTGGAAGCCTCAAGGTGGCTTGTACTTGTTTCAGCGCTGAAAAAGGAGGAATATGATAGAGACAGGAAGGACCTAGCAAAAAGGAATGAGGCTGACAAGTATTCAGCGATAGCAAAGTACACTGCTTCAAGATATGCCTTTGAAGCAGCTGATTCATCCCTGCAGCTTTTTGGCGGTTTTGGCTACAACATAATGAGCCCCGTTACCAAGCACTTCCTGGACACAAGGGTGGCGAGAATATACGAAGGGACGGATGAGATAATGGAGCTGAAGATAGCCTCCACTATACTGGGCAAAGATTATGAGGCATACAGGTGA
- a CDS encoding SRPBCC domain-containing protein, whose product MQLEFTGKEEVKSPLPLTSKFLSTPEDLAKSIPEAEEVKVLSEDEFEAKVKVKISVISSTMKVRMKVLKSDGNTINLHATSSGTGSSVEIKTQFNLSATNSHTSINWKADVSISGLIAGLGSSTLKVFAEKYIRQIVANLHEQLEKKTA is encoded by the coding sequence ATGCAGCTTGAATTTACAGGTAAAGAGGAAGTTAAAAGTCCTTTACCGCTTACATCAAAATTCCTTTCGACCCCGGAAGACCTTGCAAAGTCAATTCCAGAAGCAGAAGAAGTCAAGGTTCTGTCTGAAGATGAATTCGAAGCCAAGGTGAAGGTGAAGATATCTGTCATATCAAGTACTATGAAGGTTAGGATGAAGGTTCTCAAATCGGATGGTAATACGATAAACCTGCATGCTACATCTTCAGGAACAGGGAGCTCGGTTGAAATTAAGACTCAGTTCAACCTTTCTGCAACAAACAGCCATACCAGCATAAACTGGAAGGCAGATGTCAGCATATCAGGCCTGATAGCAGGACTAGGAAGCTCGACTTTGAAAGTTTTTGCTGAGAAGTACATAAGGCAGATAGTAGCAAATCTGCATGAACAATTGGAAAAGAAAACTGCTTAG
- a CDS encoding recombinase family protein translates to MNPADESEEVQLQELTSFCREKRIELEMVFVDDYEASFEPFLRRPAAYKLTEVAKVRPVNYLVVYELSRLGRTPLDTLSVLLNIVEKPRERDGLGLQVLSVREEFMNITDPSERDKLIRIINWFSEQERRRIKERQEAAWKLGKQKGRPRQIEPEELLGYIKKYPGLSMSAITKLMNEDRERAGKKRLGYSTVRMLAKRLGVRWRLMLPPQVLADGDEQSRKG, encoded by the coding sequence ATGAACCCAGCTGATGAAAGCGAAGAGGTTCAGCTTCAGGAATTGACCAGCTTCTGCAGGGAAAAAAGAATAGAGTTAGAGATGGTCTTTGTGGATGATTATGAAGCTTCCTTTGAGCCTTTTCTCAGGAGGCCAGCAGCATACAAGCTGACAGAAGTTGCAAAGGTCAGGCCTGTAAATTATTTGGTTGTTTATGAGCTTTCCAGACTTGGCAGAACTCCTCTGGACACTTTGAGCGTGCTGCTGAACATTGTCGAAAAGCCCAGGGAGAGAGATGGTTTGGGGCTTCAGGTCCTCAGCGTCAGGGAGGAATTCATGAACATCACAGACCCGAGCGAGAGAGATAAACTGATCAGGATTATCAACTGGTTCTCAGAGCAGGAGAGAAGAAGGATAAAGGAGAGGCAGGAGGCTGCATGGAAACTGGGAAAGCAGAAGGGAAGACCCAGACAGATAGAGCCTGAAGAATTGCTGGGTTACATAAAAAAGTACCCGGGCCTAAGCATGAGTGCGATTACGAAGCTTATGAATGAAGATAGGGAAAGAGCTGGAAAGAAGAGACTTGGTTATTCTACGGTAAGGATGCTTGCAAAAAGGCTTGGAGTGAGGTGGAGGCTGATGCTTCCTCCTCAGGTTCTTGCTGATGGGGATGAACAGTCACGGAAAGGCTAA